A region of the Styela clava chromosome 1, kaStyClav1.hap1.2, whole genome shotgun sequence genome:
CTCAAATTTAACCATTTTAATTGTTTCTATTCCCAGGTATAGTCGTTATTGGAGTTGTTGTTGGTAAATGGAAATGGGCCAAATCATTTTGGTTAGTTTTACATAAACAATATTCATATATAACATTGCTATTTAAATTATGGTTTATGGATCCACCCTCTACCAAACAAACTGATGATGGGAAGGCAATTCCAGTGAGGTAAGTGAAGAGGATGATTTTTAAGGTGGTAATTTGAAATTGGTTATCTCTGAAATATGGCTCTAATATACTACGTTGTCATCTTGGCTGCTGTTCACTCAAAACTGTCAAAATTTGAAGAATGAAACAAtgatttatttcagatttttattcACAAACTATAGTCGTTTAACTTCAGTTGGTGGTGAAACTTCTCTGGCTGAAATGATCGGTTTGCTTAGTTGTCTGGCAGAAAAAAATTTAGGATTTCTTGCTGTTCGTTTGTACAGGTAATGTAATGAATGTAACACTAAAATGAACAAATACTTAATATCTATACATGAGTTAAACAGCTTTGATTTTACTATTATGGCCTGAATGCAGTGATGGTTTACTAATTGAGCAATTTGAAAATGCTTCTTATATTTTTCACTTCTCTTTGTTATATGATGTATTTGTTTATACACATTTTGCTTTGAATAAGACTGAGGAGCTATTATAGTAATCTTCcagtataaaatattttcatacattATTTCATCTGTTACACTCCTAATCCAAAATGTTCTAATATTTAGAAATACAGGTACTGtagtattttcaaaaattgaattttttttttatagatactttcaatttgaaattatttttttttttaatttcgatcTATTTCATTTTAACAGAGCGTTCAGAGATGAAATGCAAGAACGGCATCCGGTAcctaaatacaaaaaattttgttgtataCCAACGTTTGTTTTGGGCGCTTTCTTGCTAATTTCTGTTGGTACAATTATTCTGATGATAACATCTGCTTATGGCCCTGAACCTACCCTTATCAAGTCCGCTAATTCAACGCAAAATTATTTGTCAGCAGTTGATGGAACAATGCTTGCTATAGGTGCATtggatattttcattttgtttttggcTGCGCCTACTATCGTAGCGATGTGCGGTGCTCTGATTTGGTCACAACGGAAAAGAGTTTTGTCTGCTGCTCATCACACAAAGTCACAAGAAAGGTTAATGCAACAATTAAAACACGAAGTCGATTTATTGTGTCGAACGGTTATTGCGATCGATGCATTTACAGATACGCAAACAAGAATGTGTGTGACAATAAATGGCCTCGACTCTTGTGAACAAGACAAAGTCTTACAGGTAAACATGATCCAACGATCATTATGTTATTAAACTGGGATGTgtaattgttacttatcgattttaatcggtaagtatgttgataggtatttgtctgtctgtctgttagatgcacgcgatatctcacgaaagcgagattgaatctgctccagattttgcatgtgcattcatcatatgtcgtaccaaaagcctattgattttggatgaattatgtcgtataattagagagttattaattaattagtgataagtgatgggacacaaggtgtcactatggagtaagagcgctgttttggggatcccctaactttcgatcgataagtttttggtctctgaccgatattctcgtttatcgCAATTGGCCAAAATGTAAAATTATGGTGACTCTTGAGGGCAAAATCATCAAACTAATCATTACCTATTTCAATAATAggcaaattattttgtaaaataatgtgGCTTTGTACAGCTAGTTGCGAGACATATTATATCTGGAAAATTGAATATACTTGATCCCAGAtggataagataggatttacattttttatcacTGGGGAGAGGAAAGATATTACATATTCGATAAGATTATTTTAGAATGCATTCAAAATACTAAATTATTTGGCTTTGGCCGTCCTCGGTTTCTACATATTTCTGTTCTACTTAGATGTTATATCTGTTCAAATGGTGCTTGACTTCTCATAATTTAACAAGCCTATGCAATTACATATAActttgtttttatataatgttaaGGTATTGGACACcgttcatgttttattttcacAACGTCCTTACGTTACAATACTTGCGATAGATCCGGTTATCATTTCGAAGGCTATACATGGAAATTTAAACAGGTATGTGTATTGTTTGTCTAATTGTAATTAATTATTGAACAATTGAATTCTGTATTAATCAATTTCCCTATCTTTTTTAATGACAGTGTATTCCGTGATGCAAATATCAGTGGATACGATTACCTGAAAAATATTGTACATCTGCCTTTTTATCTGAAAGACCGGACAAAAAATACGCAGTACAAGAGGTttgtaatgatatttttttaattaattgttGGTTTACTTATTATTAATACAGAAACATGTCGTCTACTGATCCTTTGTTGCACTAACCAGAAATTTCCAGTTAATACTAGTAATAAATTATTGCCTGATTTGTGAAAATTGCATTATAAATACAACCTTTTTTGTTTGAATAGAATTTCAAATACTAGTATTTTAATGAAAAGAGGAATGTATCTCGGTGGTTCTCAAGCTTTTATATACTGTACTATTCCACTCTAAGTATACATGTTTATCATCCCAATGGTAAGACCGAAAAATATAGAGACTGATTTATTACACATATCAATTAAACAAGTAACGTATTTTACAGACTATAAGGCGcacttaaaattttttttctcatcgATCCATTGTGTGCCTTATAAGCCGGTGGATCAGCTAGTGCTTCATTGCTAATATACCTATGATATGCCTATACCATTGCACCTTATGTTTGAATAAACCCCATCCAAGTTTCATGGTAATTCTGATTTTTTGAGAATGTGCCATCGCTCTTTCTATTTTTCACCCTGTATTGTATTTCTTTCGTTCTTTCGCCCTTTTGGGCCCAATTGAAGAATCACTGTTCTAACTGATATAATTGAAAATATCGGCCATCATTGATGCCTTTATAAAACTATATTTACTTTATTGTATAAAACTTGTTGTCGTGCTTTATATAAAACGTAGGAATGCAACTGATCGCGAGGACAAGACTTCAGATGATGAAACAGAGCCCGAAACTAATGGAGTTGTTTTAGATAATACAAAGAAAATATCAACAACCACAAGAACTAATTCTTTCCCAGGTAGAAGGTATGTAAGGGCGCTTGAGTATGTATGGactatttgattatttttaatattgagtttgattgaatatattataattcTCATAAATTCCAAAACGAATTGATTCCAGTTCTACCAACTGCGGTAACTTTTTACCTAACAGTGGCTAATTGTGTAGAGTCTTGTTCTGAGTGAACTGCTTTTCAGTATGTCGTATAAGTTATCTAGAAGCCATTATTATGGTAGTATTCATTGTCGTCTtaatgcatataaaaatatcatgAATTTCAGAAAGTGCAGTTGAATGGTTAGGTAATTTTAGTCCTTTTCATATGTTTGATAGGCACAGCCCTGTGTAAAAGTTATTGCCAAAAATAAAGTGTGTTATAAATGATAATGGTTGTACAAAACTGAATTGACTTATTTCATTTCCAATTATTACAAATGTTCTCAAAGAATATGAGCTGTGCTTCTAATATGCCGCTTATTTGCCCTAAAAAAGTACTTCTTTTATTGTTTACTGCTCATTTTAATTGCTTCACCTTTGATTTTTAGAGTGAATGGAGTACGTCGTAGTGCGAAGTCTCTCGATCTCGGAAAATTAATGTTCAGTGAAGATTGGTTCAATAGTGTCAGTCCTCAGTTGATGAaaagaatattaaatattgtctCATTGACAGGTAATTCATGAATACCTCTATTTAGTGTGCTATGGTGAAATCGCTGATTAATTGTAGTCTCGGGTTCAAATCACATGTCCACTACCTCACTCATGTTGTAGAAAATTGTGTATGAGATGGCGAACCGGCGAAATTTCAAACTTTCCAAATGAAATTAGCTCTTAACATATTTGAGAGAAAGGCATACAAATGTGttgtataaaaaatttatcatcTGCGAATCCCTCACTGCAAATGACAAATTTCACTACAATTTTCCGATGAAATATTTATCACAATTCTATAAAAAGACTGTATTTTCCTATCAAGCATGATATTAATATATGAATGATATATGAAGTCATATGTCATTCATTACATTATTCACACCACCTACTTTGGAACCAATGAGGAGACCACAAGGTTATTGAACGTTGTCCCAGTGCTGTGAGTGAAGGTACCAAGTCCCCAGGTATATGGTGTGATGAAGCATCTTTCTTGATTAACCTTCATTATTATGTGAGTTCAGTGCTGATTTTACAGATCTCCGAGGGGTCATGAACTCACTTTGCTTTAAGCTTGTTGATTACCAGTCTTGCACGCTTCCGTCACGATAAACTATTTGAATCAGAATGAATGTGTAGGCTACATGTATCAGAAATGTTTGCATTTTATCTTCCATCGTTGTCAAGAGGGAAGGAACAAGCACAATTTTCTTATGAAATTCACTGAAACGTTAAATCATTGGTCTTATCTGTTGATTCACCGCCTTTCGTTTTCTATTTTTGTTAAGGTCGATTACTTAGAGCAGATGGCGTTGATTTTTCATGGGGAAAACTTGCAGCTTGGATCAATTTGACAGAACAATGGCCTTATAGAACCTCATTCCTGATTCACACTTTGGAAAAATCTGAAACCCTTTTGCCTGGTGCGGAGTTGTTAAGAAATGTATTTGACAAGTATGTTTGTTTATTGTTTGAAACTGCCCATTTACAGTGTGTATGGTAAATGGATATGATTGATTGTTTGAGCACAACTTGTAAACACACTTTATGGCAGGGCTCGTCCAAAATTAGGGGAAATTTGTtcgaaacaaaattaattttttttattgaaaagcaTGGGGCCACAGAGTGTTAAGAGTCTATGAAAGGGAGTCACAAATCGAGAAAGTTTGAGAAGAActgctctaacataccttaaaAAATTAACGAgcatttgaataatattcacCTTTGCATTGGAGAACTTTATAGGTTTAGACTAGTGCGATCATTGtcattttgttgttaaattgtTATACATTTGATGAAACATACTGTAATTTgctaaataattttaaacatatgaaatatgaatacaaatattacttcaaagtaacaaatatttcaaattgattgATCAATATCCCTGAAATCTGCACAAATTCACACAAACAAGTCCAGTTTTGTTTTCACTCGCTTACATCATTAGTCTATGCGATCGTGGACATCACTGTCGCATAAACAAGTTAGATAAAAGGCGAATAGTTTGTAATTCAAGAGCACATTGTAAaacattataaaattttgagtAATAGTGTGCATTTTGACGATTGTCGAGATTAAATAATTGTACAATTCCTGATTATTGAGGGGTCACGAATTGCCCACATGTAATATAGGTTTTTTATCATGATATTCATTGCCAGGAAGCAACAAGACTTGAATCCGAGTGACTCAATGCTAACAATTGATTCGTCTGATGGTCGCTCTTTTCGTGCATTTTTATCTGCAAGATTACTGACTGTTCGAGACGTCAGAGATTTTTTACCATCTACCATCAATCTTGATCCAAAATTGCTTGAATCAATTGAACAGGATCCTTACAAACAACTGGCGACCCCAAATTCTTTTAATTGTGAGTTCTTGACTATATGTATATCTTAACATATGTTCGTATACAGTTTTGGGCTTTAACCCAAAAAAGGGCAACACTGAAAAAGCTGTTTTTTAAAAATCgagtaaaaatttttttttgacatgtAACTTTTCATTGTGCTTCAAACTATGATTAAAACCAGCTTAAAGAGCACATATTTGTaatgtattcaaaaaaaaaatttttgaaatttcaaaattcatcttttatgttttgttttagtAACTAGATTTACCTATATGACAATAGTTTCCCATACTTTATAGGCAGCAAATAATTATAGCTAtttcatatataattttatctTGAGAAGTGAACTTCATATATAGGCCTACCATTTGAATTAAGATTCACATGTTCTTTTACACAATTACAATTTTGTGTTAACTTTCAAATTACAGATTCCGCAAATTATAGAAGATATCCTTCAGTCAGTAGTGACATGCAAAAAGCTGAAACACAGGTAATGATACAAAGTATATATTGTATGTTCTTCTGAACTTTCGTAACTTGAAAGTTTTCAGTCATCAAACTCATTCGGCTGTGAGCTCTCATTTGTTTGCTGTCAATGTAATCTACCAGGTTAAAAAATTTCTGCGCAATTTGTTTTCCAAGAAGTTCAGTTACGTAAAATTCACTCATAGATGTTTTCATGATTGTATTGACATGAAAGTGTTGCgtcgaataatattttttaacttGCAATTCTTAACTAATTCTTCATGGTCTCAGTAACTCTTGATATTTTTGTGGTCACCGATAGGTCGTAGCTCTGTttggggtactcccgtagtatgtgcaccatgttagcgttaggccataattttattcctattttccttattttagttctaatacgagtttggggactgtctgtgttagccaagtgaatacacctgctgcccatagtaatcagtccctgtacacagcttgatgtaaagtaggcgaacgaaattagttttctccatattggtacacatacttctggagcacccaagTTTGCTCATGTTTTTAGAAAGTATTAATAACATTCTAATCATATCTATTGTACCTTTGTCATATGTTGAGACGTAAGATGCTATTCAAGTGAGTTGAATACCTATTCCTGTTTTAGTGGAAAACAAATTCagatattattcattttatttcagagCTTGCCACTTGGAACGGTAGCATCACGTCAACCAAGTATTGCGTCTCCTACTTATCAGCCACTGCCATCCGTACAGTTGGGGGAGTTATCAACAGAAGATGTTGCCAATAAATTATACGAGATAAAAGGTTCGTAATTTTATCGCGCGCCTATTTTTTAGTACTCTCCTATATGTACACCCAAGAGATATCATAAAATCACAGAGTGTAACATAGTGGACTAGTGGTCCAAACTTATTCGTTAATACCTCTCTTCGTCTCTTTTGGAACTTTTTAGTTCTCAATCCAATTTTAATGGATCCTTATCTAGTGTTATGCGCAAGTCGCACTCTCAGTCTCTCACTTGTGTACAGTTTTAATTAGTTTATAATATACCGGTATGTGTATGCATTAGTGTATTGAGTTTTTCAACTAAACTTCTAGTGATGCGACGTGCGAGTTTTTCTTCACCAGTTTTCACCCTGTGCCCTGAGTTATTACAGATGtatttaatcattttttatcCTTGAGCTATTCGGTAGAATATTGTTCTTTCTAAATTCAGTTTTGTTTTCCAAGTTGTATAGAAAATGAATTCTTTGTATGTGTTTTATATGAACCAAAGATGTTTATGTATTGGCGAtaactaaaatcattttttttcaacttatttAGGTTTGGCCCCTGAAAATGtggaaaaatacataaattttgtGAATCTTAACAATATCAATGGATCTGTACTGGCTGCTTGTGAACTTGATGATTTGAAGAAGGAATTATTTGCTCCTTTTGGTGATTGGTGTCTGATCAAACAATGGATTTTAATAATGAGATCGACTGGAGTTAATGAAGTAATTCACCATTTTTATTGTGATTATTAAATGTTGAACTTTGTGTCCCCACTACCTGGCTTACCATCAACacttgtaaattttttatctatttttattgGTTGAAATATAGCATATGGTGTTCGATTACCGCCAGGTTCCAAACAAAAATTCTTAGTTGTGAAAAATCCCTGTGAAATGGTAACCATGACAGCCACTCAAGACTGGGAATTGTccaattttaattattgttgCATCTTCCATCAGATGAAAAAACAAGTTCCATATTTTACGGGCCATAAGGCGTACTTtaaatcctattttttttttaaaacgatTGTGCACCTAATGTATAGATCAGTAGGGCTTTATGCTTTATTGCCTACGCTCAAAatcagtaccggtactggttttTTATATAGAAATCGTGGCCTTTAACTTCTTAAAACTCCCCATTTCGTCTCATGGTTCAATGTGCCTTATGTATGAACAAAAGCCCAATCTTAGCAATTTATTGTCAGTGCGCCGCGTCAGTGAGGCAAAAGTCCTGTAACGATAATATTACAAAAGTATATTTCATCAGCCAAAGAGCGGAGACATTTTCTTAATGTTTTATatgcattttttttgtttgaagaaTTGTACACCTGTTCAGCAAAATTTCACTCTCTATGAAGAAGATAAAGGTAAAGTTTTATTCTCTTGAAACTTAAAAGACGGTGTACAACTGCTGTATATTTACTCTGCTATGCATGATACATTCTGCTATACTTGTTTTACATTGCTTGGCTTTACTGCAGTCGGTGTTTTCTTGGGCTGCTAGCAATATTAATGGCATGGCTGATCATGTTTTCTCTACCTTGCGCGAGATCTCATTAACTTCTGATCTTGTTAACACGAATTAGTTGCAATTGATTTCTATCATGCAAATGTATGCATTGTTTATATCGGTGATAAAAATTCATTCTGTCATCGAGTAATAATGAATAGGGAATTTCTTTATCTGTTATAAAGTTATCTGTTATTAACTTATACCAATTTCTTTCTGATACAAATTCTTGATCAGGATTATTAGATCCATTTGgtataaataattataaagaTGAAGTAAATGTAAATGGTTTCTAGTCTACATTCATACTCAACGCAAAACTTTGCAAAGTCTCTTGTTAGGTATCTAAAAGACCTGTGctatgaaataaacaaatatcctTCCTTTGATTGTCTCTATCTCGTACTAATCACATTTTCTGTCTAATAAGCCCAtctacaaataaataatatccaTTAATGCCAGTGTGAAGTATAAAAATAGCATTGACACATATTTCCACTGGGTGATTTCAAACAGTCTCGAAAAAACGAGTGAAACTAACTTTAAGATTTAAAAACATTGTATTCACTAACAAGAATAAATATCATTCTTGTCATGTTTAAACTGGAGTTCCAGATTGATTTGCCGCTAgagatataaattttatattacttTCCGAAAATTCTGTGAAATGAAAACAGTTATCTTTCAGACTCTAAGTCCAGTTCTTCGCCTACGAGCAGTGAAAAATAGCAGGACTCTTCAATTTTTATCGGTAATGTGGCAATTCATGTTACTTTTTCAACTTAACTCGCCTTTATTGAACTTTCTATAGAAGCATTTGGTGCCATTTTCATTCCAGAATTCTAATTCTTTAATCCCTTTTCACATAAATGCACCCAAGGTGCAGCTAAAATAAGAATTTCATCGATGTTCCACGCTCGATATAGAATACGCCTATACTCTGAATTATTTAATGGAATTTGCTGCTTTGCTGGTGTGATGTTAAAGACTGAGTCTATATTATGGTATGAAATTATATGATATACTAGCGGCCTCTGACCTTTCACTCTCAACATCATTGTACAGTTTAACACTAAGATCCAAGAGTAGTTACAAATATGTGCTACCGTTTCCGCATAAAATTGTCTGATTCAATAAATTACTCTTCCCATATTATGATTATAATTTTGTGCTTATATTCGAGTGCTTCATTTAccacaattaaaaataaaatccacaGCTTATCACACCTTGATTTTTAGCAGTTCATAGATTCATTGTAGAAGGTGTTCTCTGTTTAATCTTTTCATCATGGCTTCTTAGAATTAAAATGtttcattctgatttttttGATAAACCAAATTCGTGTATGAATATAGATTCGTCAGTAAAATATGTTTCCTTAGTCTTAAGA
Encoded here:
- the LOC120340838 gene encoding kinase D-interacting substrate of 220 kDa-like isoform X2, producing MTQDRGKVVELQFLEPLLLHDIVSNGTTTEVENALKNIPVDQRNQFQQTALHVACELGRPEVATIFISSEANTEAKDQEGTTPLIAASRSGSLACVQLLLKDNADVHVTDNVGWTSLMWASYKGYTEIVSVLLNEGANVHVLVAYNMTPLMWAAGRGHARIVKLLLEKGAKVNSTDKFGSTPLFWACRRGFSEVVTILLEYRVDVDAVGANGANALIAAIQNGHESCVKLILNQSSVNVNHTDKNTNSALNYAAKLGKYEVILMLLNTGAYLNLADKNGDTPLIKAVKHGHLDAVRALLSRFADVDIKGKNNMTALHYSCELGHVAITREILACNADTEAVTDDGDTALLRAVKNKNVPITRMLLDKGARVSATDKKNDTPLHIAIRARSLRLVKLLLRNPQDGRLLYQPNKSGETPYNLDAAHNKSILASVFGAKNMSPESTMQHISGQGIPQSYDLYSSALADILCEPTLIPPITVGLYAKWGSGKSFLLKRLERQMTAFTSANKLKLFEKPSIISFIVVLFISLFFGFLAATLTADDSTRVVSGVITGFSIFLIYCSLICIVVIGVVVGKWKWAKSFWLVLHKQYSYITLLFKLWFMDPPSTKQTDDGKAIPVRFLFTNYSRLTSVGGETSLAEMIGLLSCLAEKNLGFLAVRLYRAFRDEMQERHPVPKYKKFCCIPTFVLGAFLLISVGTIILMITSAYGPEPTLIKSANSTQNYLSAVDGTMLAIGALDIFILFLAAPTIVAMCGALIWSQRKRVLSAAHHTKSQERLMQQLKHEVDLLCRTVIAIDAFTDTQTRMCVTINGLDSCEQDKVLQVLDTVHVLFSQRPYVTILAIDPVIISKAIHGNLNSVFRDANISGYDYLKNIVHLPFYLKDRTKNTQYKRNATDREDKTSDDETEPETNGVVLDNTKKISTTTRTNSFPGRRVNGVRRSAKSLDLGKLMFSEDWFNSVSPQLMKRILNIVSLTGRLLRADGVDFSWGKLAAWINLTEQWPYRTSFLIHTLEKSETLLPGAELLRNVFDKKQQDLNPSDSMLTIDSSDGRSFRAFLSARLLTVRDVRDFLPSTINLDPKLLESIEQDPYKQLATPNSFNYSANYRRYPSVSSDMQKAETQSLPLGTVASRQPSIASPTYQPLPSVQLGELSTEDVANKLYEIKGLAPENVEKYINFVNLNNINGSVLAACELDDLKKELFAPFGDWCLIKQWILIMRSTGVNENCTPVQQNFTLYEEDKDSKSSSSPTSSEK